The segment CATCACCCCCGGTATCCCCGGGACGCCCACCGCCACCGCCGGCAACGGACAGGCCAGCGTGTCCTGGGCCGCGCCGTCCTGGGACGGCGGAGCCGCGATCACCAGCTACACCGCCACCGCCTCCCCCGGCGGTCAAACCTGCACCGCCACACCACCGTCCACCAGCTGCACCCTCACCGGCCTGACCAACGGCACCAGCTACGCCGCCACCGTCACGGCCACCAACAGCGTCGGGGTCGGTCCCGCCTCGGCCGCTTCCAACAGCATCACGCCGATCGGCCCGCCCGGCGCGCCCACCGCGGTGAGCGCCACCGCCCTGAACGCCCAGGCCGACATCGCCTGGACCGCCCCCGCCTCCACGGGCGGCTCTGCCATCACGAGCTACACCGCCACTGCCTCACCCGGCGGCCAAACCTGCACCGCCACAGCACCATCCACCACGTGCACCCTCACCGGCCTGACCAACGGCACCACCTACACCGTGACGGTCACCGCCACCAACGCCGCCGGCACCGGGGCTGCGTCGTCCTCGGCCAGCGTGACCCCGCAGGTGGCACAGTTCCTAACCGGGTTCGGCTACAACGTCAGCAACCAGCTGGGCATCCACGACATGACCCTGCCCGGGCTGGTGGGTGAGCCGGGGATGGCCCAGGGCAGCGCCGGTTACGACTACACCTGCGCGGTCAAGGCCAATGGCGAACTCTGGTGCTGGGGCAGCAATACCACCGGTGGCGGGTCAGCGTCCTACATGCCCCGCCAAGTGGGGTCGGCGACCACCTGGCGACAGGTCTCGGCCGGTCATGCCTCGGCGTGCGCGACCCGCACGGACGGCACCTTGTGGTGCTGGGGCGACAACTCCAGCGGCCAGCTCGGCGTCGGTAACACCACTGCCAGCAGCACCCCGGTGCAGGTACCGGGCACCACTTGGAACACCGTCACCGTCTCGTGGTACCAGGCCTGTGCCACCAAGACCGACCACACCCTGTGGTGCTGGGGCGAGAACGGTAGCTATCAACTCGGTCTGGGTGATACCACCGACCGCACCAGCCCGGTCCAGCTCGGCACCGCCCCCACGTGGGCCGGCGTCGAGATGGGCTACTGGAACGCCTGCGGCACCCGCACCGACGGCACCCTGTGGTGCTGGGGTGCCAACAGCTCCAGCGAGCTCGGCGACGGCACCACCACCCCCCGCACCACCCCCGTCCAGATCGGCGCAGTCACTACCTGGGCAACAGTGGTGATGGGCCTGAGCCACACCTGCGCCACCCGCACCGACCACACCCTGTGGTGCTGGGGAGGCGGCTCGTACGGCGATCTCGGCCAGGGCAACACCACCGGCTCGTCGACGCCGATCCAGGTGCCCGGCACCACCTGGAGCCAGGTCGGCGCCGGTGTCTCCGCCACCTGCGCCACCCGCACCGACGCCAGCCTGTGGTGCTGGGGCTACAACGGGCAGGGCGAGCTCGGCGACGGCACCACCACCAACCGGTACTCCCCCACCCAGATCGCCGCCGGCACGGCCTGGAGCACCACCATTCCCCCCAGCCTGACCGAGAGCGGCGGCGCCACCTACGTCCACACCTGCGCCAGCCTCGCCGTGGGCGGAGTGGCGTGTTGGGGTTCCAACCACGGCGGCCAGATCGGCTCCGGCAGTGACGAATCGGTGACCACCATCGGGTCGCCGTCCGACCCGTCCTGGACCGCAGTCGGCGCCGGCGACAGCTACTCCTGCGCGATCAAGGCCAACGGCACCCTGTGGTGCCTGGGCCTGAACACCTCCTACCAACTCGGCCTGAACGACACCACCAACCGGACGGCACTCACGCAGGTCGGGGTCGCCACCACCTGGGCCAGCGTCAGCGGCGGCTACACCCACACCTGCGCCACCCGCACCGACGGCACCCTGTGGTGCTGGGGACAGAACGCCAGCGGCCAACTCGGCACCGGCGACACCACCCAACGCACCACCCCCACCCAGATCGGCTCCGCCACCACCTGGGCCCAGGTCTCGGTCGCTGCCCACTACGACGGCACCGCCACCACCGCCCGCCACACCTGCGCCGTCCGCACCGACGGCACCCTGTGGTGCTGGGGCCTCAACGGCACCGGCCAACTCGGCCTGGGTGACACCGGCAACCGCGGCGGCCCCACTCAGATCGGTAGCGGCACCACCTGGAGCCAGGTCACCGTCGGCTCCAAACACACCTGCGCCACCAAGACCGACCACACCCTGTGGTGCTGGGGCGACAACACCGAATCCCGCCTCGGCGACGGCACCACCACCCAACGCACCAGCCCGTACCAGATCGGCGGCGCCGTCTGGAGCAGCACCCCCGGCACCCTGGACACCAACGACAACCACACCTGCGCCGGACGCACCGACGGCACGCTCTGGTGCTGGGGCGTCAACGCCGACGGCCAACTCGGCGACGGCACCAGCAGCCCCAAGACCACCCCCGTCCAGGTCGGCACCGGCACCACCTGGACCCTGGTCGCCGTCGGCTACCACCACACCTGCGGCGTCGCCGCCTCACAGCTCTACTGCTGGGGCTACGGCGGCGCCAGCTCCCTCGGCCAGCCCTACGACGTCACGAGCTACCCCACCCCGAAACGGGTCGGCGCCACCCCGATCGCCCTATCCGCCGGCGCCTACCACAACCTCCTGATCACCACGCCCTGAGCCACAGCGAGCGACACCGGAGCGTCGGCACGGTGCACACGTCGCTACCGGCTGCCCACGACCACGTCGTCCACCCGGATCACGCTCGGCCGGACCGCCGAACCCGAGGTGTAGGTCCACAACCCGACCGCACCGGAAGCCTGCAGCCCCGCGGCGGAGTCGGTCGCCGTCGCCTGCCATGTGGTCGGCTCGGCCGCGCCCCTCCACACCCGCACCCGCACCGTGGACGGCGAGGCACCCGTCGCCTGCGCCCGCACCCGCAGCTTCGCCCCGGCCGTGTAGGTCAACCCCGCCACCGTGGTCGGACCCGCCAGCACCGTCTCGGCACCGCCCACCACCTTGGCCAGGGACACCTGCACCACACCGGACGGCGTGATGAACACCCGCGCCCGGTAGTCACCAGCCGCCGTCGTACGCACCAGGGGCGCCACAAACGCGCCACCACCGGTCGGCATCGACTCCGTCCAGAACGTCTGCGTGTAATCCGTCCCCGCCAGACTCACCGCACCCAACCGCATCGTGCCCGCCTGCCCGGCCGGCACCCAGATCTTGCCCGACCCCGCATCGACCGAGGCCTCCGCCAACGAGCCCGCCGGCACCAGGACCTGCAGCTCGGTGATGCGGACGTATCCGGCGCCGGCCAACTGCACCTTCACATACCGGAAGCTCTGCCCTGCGGTATCGATGTCGATCGTCCCGTTCAACAACACCCCCGGTTTGGTGTTCTTCCACATCGCCGGATCATTCACCAGGTCCGTGTACGACCGCGCCGACATGTCCGAGTTCGACGTGAACACCGTGAAGTTCGACATCTCCGTCGAACTCAACGTCAGCCTGACCGGCGCCACACTCGCACCCAGATCCACCTGCCACCACGCATTGGTCTCAAACCCCGTCCAGCATCCCGTGGAGGCATCCCCGTCCACAGCCCTCGACGCCGGGAACTGCAGAAACATCGCCACTGACGTCGCCGGCTTACCCAGGGCGACGTTCGTCGGCGTCGGCGAACCACCACTCCACGCCCCACCCAGATCCGCCCGACCCCACCCCAGACCGACCGGCCGTTCGAAGGAATCCGACGCTGCCGGCACCCCAGGTGGAACACCGTTCAGGTAGAACCGCACCAACCCCTGCTGACCGACCCCGTTCACGTTGCGGAATTCCCCGCCGAACACCAGGTACCGGCCGTCACCGGTGATGTGCCACGGCCCCTGCCGCGACCCCGAGATGAATCCGGAATCCATGTGCGGTCGCCAACTCTCCAGCGACGGCGCCGGGTAGCCGTTGAAGTTTCCCCCCACGTTGGTCCGGGCGCGGGTTGTCGTGACCGACAACGCCCGCTTGTAGTAGTTCTCCCCCTGCTCGTCCCGGAACCCACCCAGCGGGGAACAGTCGTGGGCGTGACCGGCCTGATACAGGACGCCACCCGAGGCATAGGTGCCGTACTGGTCGCCGTAACACCCGTTCACCCAGTCCAGGTTCCCGTTCAGATCAGCCGCGAACGACCCCTCCAACCGACCCGGGATGTACGCCGCCTGCGAGAAGCCGCCACCGTAGACCTTCGACCCATCGGTCGACAGCCCCACGATCGCCCTACTGCCCGAGCCACCGTTGCCGTTGATGATCTGGTTGGCCGGCCAGCTCAGCGTGGCACCCGAGGCCGCGTCCACCGCACCCATCCCCGGGTTCAACGCCCCGTTCAAAGACGTGAACGACCCACCCACCACCAGCTTGTTCTGAGCCGGCAACGCCAGCAGCGACCGCACCCCCAGGTTCGCAACCGGCGCCCACGTCAACAACGCACCGTTCGTGGCCGAGAACGCCGCCAACCGGTTGCGCGGATTGCCACCGGTCGAGGTGAACAGTCCACCCGCATAGACCACGTCACCGATGGTCTGCAGCGCCCGAACGGTCCCGTTCACCCCCGGCTGGAAATCCGTCAACAACTCACCCGTCGCGGCACTGAACACCGCCAACCGGTTACGGATCTTCCCGTTCACCTGGGTGAAATCACCACCCACATAGATCCGACGACCATCCGGGGACGCCGTGATCGCCATCCCCTGACCGTTCAACGACGGCGCCCAACTGCCCTTCAACGCCCCCGTGGTCAGGTCATAGGCCAAGATGTTCGACCGCGGCGTCAGGTTATGACCAGGCGCCGAACCCGCCGGCCGCGCGTTCTGGAACAGCCCGGTCGCATACACCGTGTTCCCCACGATCACCTGCGACCAGACCACACCGTCGATCTGCACCGTCGGCAATGCCGTCCCACTCGCGATCGCCGCCGCCGGCGAGGCCGCCACGACGCCCAGCCCGGACGCCGCTACCGCCGCCACCACACCACCGACGACCACCCGACGAACCCACGAACCCAGCACGCGTCTGCCCCACTTCATCGCATCTCGAACACCCAGAGTCACTCCAGACCACCCCGGGGCCCAGCTCGCGGCAGTCGACCACCGAATGTGGTCAGCTATGCCCTGGTCAACGGGCCGTTTCGCCATTCCTGCACGCGTTCGGCGAAACACCCGGGATCTCCACCACGCCTTACCATCACCACCATGACCCTGGCTCAGGGCGTACCCACCAACCGAGACGAACTCGCGTCGATCGCGGACGTCGTCCGCGGCTCGGCCGCCCTCGTGCTGACCGGCGCCGGCATGAGCACCGACAGCGGCATCCCCGACTACCGCGGCCCGGACGGCACCCGCCGGGTCGAGCCCATGCAGTACAGCGAGTTCGTGGCCTCGTCGGCGGCGCGGAGACGCTACTGGGCCCGATCGTTCGTGGGCTGGCAGCGCATGGTGAGCGTGCGCCCGAACCCGGCCCACCACGCCGTGGCCCGGCTGCAGGCCGCCGGCCACCTCGGCCACCTGGTCACCCAGAACGTCGACGGGCTGCATCAAGAGGCCGGCAGCCCCGAGGTGATCGAACTGCACGGGGCACTGCGCGACGTCCTCTGCCTGACCTGCGGCGAACGCTCCTCGCGCACCGTCCTGGACGCCCGGATGCGGGCCGACAACCCAGGTTTCGTCGTCCGCGGCGATGAGATCCGCCCGGACGGCGACGTCCGGCTCGACGAACTCGACGTCGAGCGGTTCGTGATGCCGCTGTGCCTCGACTGCGGACACGACACCCTCAAGCCGGATGTGGTCTTCTTCGGCGACTCGGTTCCCCGGGGCCGGGTCGAGTACTGCTTCGCCCTGACCGATGCCGCCAGCGCCCTGGTGGTGCTGGGCTCGTCCCTGGCGGTGATGTCGGGTTACCGGTTCGTGCGGCGCGCGGCGGCGCGCGGCGTCCCGATCGTCATCA is part of the Kineosporiaceae bacterium genome and harbors:
- a CDS encoding NAD-dependent protein deacetylase, producing the protein MTLAQGVPTNRDELASIADVVRGSAALVLTGAGMSTDSGIPDYRGPDGTRRVEPMQYSEFVASSAARRRYWARSFVGWQRMVSVRPNPAHHAVARLQAAGHLGHLVTQNVDGLHQEAGSPEVIELHGALRDVLCLTCGERSSRTVLDARMRADNPGFVVRGDEIRPDGDVRLDELDVERFVMPLCLDCGHDTLKPDVVFFGDSVPRGRVEYCFALTDAASALVVLGSSLAVMSGYRFVRRAAARGVPIVIITRGPTRGDGEATHRLDAPLSPTLTRLAELLGC